The genomic interval GGCAAGGGAGCTGCGCCCGCCTGCATCCGGGTCGAGACGTCGGGCAAGGACAGGGCCAACGAGAGCGCCTACTACTTCATGGAGAGCCTGGCAAAACGGGTCAATTTCGTGGCTGACAGCAAGGACTGCTACGTGAGCCAGCAGAACCCCTCCGAGATCGACAAGGGGTTGCGCAACAAGTTTGAACTCTACTTCCACAAGACGGAGCCGGAAGGGGATTACCTCCAGTACCTGCCCGCCTTCCAGGCATACATGGCGTTCGTCGGGGATGAGGAGGAGGGTGTGACTCCGGCTCCCGAGCTGACCGAAGCGCTCGATGGCCTCAAGACCCTGCCCCAGACCCGGGTGATGGCGCGCGCGATGCTCGAACGCCTCTACAGCAAGGCGTTCGTCGACGAGCTGGCTGCCGGTGTCGAATATGTGGCGGTGAACCCGAAAGATGGTGACAAGACCTATGTGCGCGACGAGGTGGATGCCGCACTGATGCTTTACAACCTCTTCATCATTGGCCCGGGGATGATCCGGGAGGCGCAGGCGCAAGGGGCGCCCTGGGATCTGGAGCAGTTCATCACTCCGGAGGAGTCGGCCTGGTTCTCCTATCTCTCCGATGCCGAGGACTTCTACGAGAAGGGGCCGAGTCTGAGCAGCCAGCGTGCCACCTACGAGGTGGCTCAGCCCCTGCTCGACGGCATGTTCAATGAGGTGCAGCACCAGGTGATCGAAGGGGCCGGCGAGCACGTCGCCAAGCTGCGTTTTGCCCACGCCGAGACCCTGATCCCGCTGGCAGCACTGATGAAGCTGGAAGGCAGCCGTCAGAGCGCCAAGCCGGGCGAATTGATGAGCCAGGCCAACAACGAATGGCGTGGCGGTTGGGTCTCTCCTTATGCGGCCAACATCCAGTGGGATGTTTATCGCAACGACACAGGCAGGGTGTTGGTGAAGATGCTCTACAACGAGAGGGAGCTTGCCTTCAAGGAAGGGTGTATCTCCATTGAGGCTGGCAGCTTCTTCTATGACTTCGGCGAGCTAAAGCGCTGCTACGGTTATCCGTCGTGACGCCCGCTTGGTACCTCTGATGAAGCGGGCCTGTCATCACAGGCCCGCTTTATTTGGCGCCGTCACGCCGGCTCGGTGCGCCGTCGTCCCCCATGCCAGGTGGTGCCCATCGAAGCAGTTATGATGGCGGCTATTCCCAGCCACTGGGACGGGGGCAGTTGTTCTCCCAGCAACAGCAACCCCATCAGGGCGCCCATGGCGGGTTCACCGCTGGTCAGGATGCCGTAGCTCTTGAGCGGCAACCGGCGCAGGGCAAACATCTCGAGAGAGTAGGGGATGGCACTCGAGAGCAGCCCCACCCCCACGATGGTCAGCACCAGAGGGAGGGTGAAGCTGGCCTCGCTCGCCCCGCCGAAGCCGAAGGGCAGTACCAGCAGGGTTCCCACCCACATGCCAAGGGCCGGGGCCTGGGCCCCCAGCAAGGCACCGGCCCGCTTGCCGGTCAGCATATAGAGCCCCCAGAACACGCCGGCGCCGAGGGCCAATGCGGCCCCCAGGGGATCGATGGCCTGTTCGGCCGCCCGCAGCGGCAACAGCAACAGCAGACCGACGATGGCCAGCGCCAGCCAGATGAAGTCTTCTCGGTGGCGGGAGCTGAGCAGCGCCACCGTCAGGGGGCCTATGAACTCGATGGCCAGCGCCACGCCGAGGGGGATGCGCTCTATGGCCAGATAGAAGAGCAGGTTCATGGCTCCCAGCGAGAGCCCATAAGGGATAGCCCCCAGCAGGGTGCGCCTGTCGAGTGGCGCTCGCCAGACCCGAAACACTAGGGAGAGGAGGAGGGCGGCACACCCCAGCCGGAACAGGGTGGTACCGGCGGCCCCGATCAAGGGAAACAGCGACTTGGCCAGGGAGGCGCCGAGGGTGATCGACAGCATGGCGAGGATGACCGCCAGCAGGGAGGAGAGGGTGGTGGTGGTCGGCGGCATCTTGTTCAAACCTGAGCAGGGAAGGGGAAGTAAAATATATCTGGCGATAGCCGTAATCTCGGTTTAAAACTGGCTCTATTCGATAAT from Aeromonas rivipollensis carries:
- a CDS encoding histidine-type phosphatase; the encoded protein is MTMLRLSPLATCVAAILLAGCQSDNDSSSTTGPEADYQYSTKAVYAARQDASSYEAAPAGFTPVFTELVARHGSRSLSSPKYDVLTKQIWDAASRQGALTTLGQGLGAKVDAVTAANRQLGYGLLSAVGKEEHALLATRLAERLPTLLGKGAAPACIRVETSGKDRANESAYYFMESLAKRVNFVADSKDCYVSQQNPSEIDKGLRNKFELYFHKTEPEGDYLQYLPAFQAYMAFVGDEEEGVTPAPELTEALDGLKTLPQTRVMARAMLERLYSKAFVDELAAGVEYVAVNPKDGDKTYVRDEVDAALMLYNLFIIGPGMIREAQAQGAPWDLEQFITPEESAWFSYLSDAEDFYEKGPSLSSQRATYEVAQPLLDGMFNEVQHQVIEGAGEHVAKLRFAHAETLIPLAALMKLEGSRQSAKPGELMSQANNEWRGGWVSPYAANIQWDVYRNDTGRVLVKMLYNERELAFKEGCISIEAGSFFYDFGELKRCYGYPS
- a CDS encoding EamA family transporter, which produces MPPTTTTLSSLLAVILAMLSITLGASLAKSLFPLIGAAGTTLFRLGCAALLLSLVFRVWRAPLDRRTLLGAIPYGLSLGAMNLLFYLAIERIPLGVALAIEFIGPLTVALLSSRHREDFIWLALAIVGLLLLLPLRAAEQAIDPLGAALALGAGVFWGLYMLTGKRAGALLGAQAPALGMWVGTLLVLPFGFGGASEASFTLPLVLTIVGVGLLSSAIPYSLEMFALRRLPLKSYGILTSGEPAMGALMGLLLLGEQLPPSQWLGIAAIITASMGTTWHGGRRRTEPA